DNA sequence from the Amycolatopsis sp. Hca4 genome:
CGACGGCCCGGCCAAGGTGACCGGGACCGCGCCGTACGCCTTCGAGGCCCCGGCGGACCGGCCGCTGTACGCCCACCCGGTGCAGGCCACGGTCGGCCGCGGCCGCTGCACCCGGATCGCCACCGTGGCCGCCGAAAGCCTCGACGGCGTGGTGGCGGTGCTCACGCCGTTCACCGCCGAACGCCTGGCCGGCACCGACGACGCCGAGCTGGCCGTGCTGCAGGACACCGCGGTGCCCTTCCGCGGGTCCGCCGTCGCGCTGGTGCTGGCCGAGACCCCGGAAACCGCCCGCCACGCGGCGGAGCTGGTGACGGTCGGCTACGACACCGAGCCGCACGACGTCGAACTCGACGCCGGCCGGTCCGACCTGTACGCGCCGGATTCGGTGAACGCCGGCTTTCCGACCGACACCGGGCAGGGCGACGCCGACGCGGAGCTCGAACGGGCCGAGGTGACCATCGACGAGACGTACACGACGGCGATGCAGCACAACAACCCGCTGGAACCGCACGCGACGACCGCGTTGTGGGCCGACGGGGTGCTGACCGTCTGGGATTCCACCCAGGGCGTCCACTCGGTGCGTTCGGCGCTCGCCGGGGTGTTCGGGCTGCCCGAGGACCGGATCCGGGTGCGCTGCCCGCACGTCGGCGGCGGGTTCGGCTCGAAGGGCACCGCGCACGCGAACGTCGTGCTCGCCGCGCTGGCCGCCCGCGCGGTGCCGGGCCGCCCGGTGAAGCTCGCGCTGACCCGGCAGCAGATGTTCACCCTCACCGGCTACCGCACGCCCACGATCCAGCGCGTCCGGCTCGGCGCCGGCCGCGACGGACGGCTGCGGGCGCTGCGGGTCGACGTCGTCGAGCAGACGTCCCGGATCAAGGAGTACGCCGAGCAGACCGGTGTGCCGGCGCGGATGATGTACGCGGCGCCGAACCGGGCCACCAGCCACCGGCTCGCCGCGCTGGACGTGCCGGTGCCGTCGTGGATGCGGGCGCCGGGGGAGTGCCCGGGGATGTTCGGGCCCGAGGTCGCGATGGACGAGCTCGCGGTGGCCCTCGGCGTGGACCCGGTGGAGCTGCGGGTGCGCAACGAGCCCGAGCGGGACCCGGAGAACGGGCGGCCGTTCTCCAGCCGCAACCTCGTCGCCTGTCTGCGCGCCGGGGCCGAGCGCTTCGGCTGGGGCGAACGGGATCGGCGGCCCGGCGTCCGCCGCGACGGCCGCTGGCTGACCGGGACCGGGGTGGCGGCGTCGGTGTACCCGGCGAAGCGCTCGCCCGGGTCCACGGCGCTGATCCGCTTCGAAGGCGGCCGCTACGCCGTGGAGATCGGTGCCGCCGACCTCGGCACCGGGGCCCGGACGATCCTGCCGCAGATCGCCGCCGACGCCCTCGGCGTGCCCGCGTCGGACGTCGAAGCCCGCATCGGCGACACGGACTACCCGAAGGCGACCGTCGCGGGCGGCTCGTCCGGCACGGCGTCCTGGGGCGCCGCGGTGGTCGCGGCGGCCGGGGCGTTCCGCGAGAAGTTCGGCACCGACCCGGGCGAGGGCGCGGAGGCGAGCGCGGAGACGCCGGAAAACCCGGCCGAGGAGCAGTACTCGATGTACGCCTTCGGCGCGCAGTTCGCCGAGGTGCGGGTGGACGCCGACACCGGCGAGCTCCGCGTTCCCCGGCTGTACGGCATGTTCGCGGCCGGCCGGATCGTCAACCCGGTGACCGCCCGGTCCCAGCTCCTCGGCGGGATGACGATGGGGCTGTCCATGGCGCTGTTCGAGGCCGGCACGATGGACCCGCGCACCGGGCACGTGGTCAACCACGACCTGGCCGAGTACCACATCGCCACCAACGCCGACGTCGCCGACCTGCGCGCCGACTGGATCGACGAGCACGACCCGCACCTCAACCCGATGGGCACCAAGGGCGTCGGCGAGATCGGCATCGTCGGAACGGCGGCGGCGGTCGCGAACGCGGTGTACCACGCGACCGGGGTACGGGTGCGGAAGCTGCCGATCACCCTCGACGCGCTGCTGCCCGCCCTTCCGTGAGGAACACCCGGCCGCTTCAGCGGTGCTGCCGCGCCATCCACTGCCAGACGTGGGTGCCGCCGGCGGCCGGGTCGTTGCGGGCCACGTAGATCCACGACCAGTGGCCCGGGAACCGGTGGCCGTCCCACACGACCTGGTCGTAGAGCGTCACCAGTGAGCGGGGGATGAGCTCGTGGGCGTGGACGGTGTTCGCCTGCGGGTCCACCGTGTCGTCGTCGCGGGAGGCGACCAGCCAGGTGGGTGTGCCGATCGCGGCCAGCTCCGCGTCCGGGATCAGCGGCGGGTCACCCGCCTTCCGGGCGGCGACGACGCCGCAGATCGGCACCGACGCGGCGAACGTCCGGGGGTAGACCGTGGTCATCTTCAGGCTCATGTAACCGCCGTTGCTGCAGCCCGCCACGAGAACCCGCCCGGGATCGACCGGCCGGGTGCGGAGCACCTCGCCGATGATTTCCCGGATGAGCGGCGCGAACCGGGGACCGTCGTCCATCCACGCGGACGTGCTCTGCGGGACGACGACGTAGGCACCGCCGAAGATCGACTGCGCTTCCCGGGTGGCGAAGCCGAGCGCGCCCCGGTTGGCGCGCAGCGTCGTCTCGTTGTCGTAGTAGCCGTCGGGCAGGGAAGCGCCTTCGCCGCCGCCGTGGAGCCAGACGATCAACGGGCGCCTGCCGCGGCCGGAAGCCGGCGAGTACAACCGGTACTTCATCCCCGAACCCGAGGTGTGGTAGCCGAAAGCGTCGGCTTCGGGGTTGCCCAGCCGGCCCTGCGTGAACGAGGTGAAGGTGACCGGGCGGCCGTTGCGCAGGCGCAGAGGGGCGTTCTGCGTGACGGTGTAGACCAGGTCGAGCCGGACGTTGCGGCTCCGGCTGTTCACGTAGCCGAGGGTGTTGCCGCCGGTCGCGCCTTCGGCGTGGCCGAGTTCGAGCACGACGTCGCCGCGGTGGTCGAGCCGGGCGGCGGTCACGGGCCGGTCGAGGTCGTAGCCGACGTCCTGGCCGCCGGTGTCGATCGGGCTGGTGGCCCGCGCGTGCACGCCGAACGTGCCGGTGGTCAGGCTCGCGGGCTCGATCGGCCCGAACCGGGCGGTCCGGAGCGTGAGCGAGGTGATCTGCTCGCCGCCGTCGAGGGTTTCGGCGTCGAGCGTGAAGCCCACGTCGCCGGTTCGACCGGCGTGGGCGACGCCGGGCCACGCGAGACCGGCGGTGAGGCCCGCACCGGCGGCCAGTGCGGTGCGGCGGCTGAACGCTGTCCCCATGCGAACTCCTTTGTCCGGGGCGGGGTGACTTCAGTACGGGTGGCCGGGAACGCCGAGGTGCACCTGGTAGAGGCCGTACCCGCCGCCGGAGACGCTGGAGGTGACGTACAGGGTTCGGCCGTCCGGTCCGCCGAAGGCCGCGTTGGTACTGGTGCGGCCGGCGGAGACGGTGCCGAGCGGGGCGCCCGACGGCGAGAAGACGTGCACGAGCCCTTCGCCGTTGGAGACCCAGTACACGTTGCCTGCGCAGTCGACGGTCGCGCCGTCGGGTGTCCGGATGTTCGCGAACACCGTGCGGTTGCCGGTGCTGCCGTCGGCGTTGACGGTGTACTTCATGATCACGTCGGCACCGGTCGCGCCCACGTAGAGCGTCTTGCCGTCGGGGGAGAGCACGACGCCGTTCGGTTGCGGCAGGGTGTCGTCGACCAGGCCGACCACGCCGTCGCGCACGCGGAAGACGCTGGTCCGCCCGCCCTGCTCGTCGGCGCGGTTGCCGCGCTGGTAGCTGGGATCGGTGAAGTAGGTGGTGCCGTCCTGGCCGGTGGTCAGGTCGTTGGGCGAGTTGAACGCGCGGCCGAGGTAGCCCGCCGCGACGGTCGTCCGGCTGCGGTCGCTCAGACGGTAGGCGGAAACGGTGCGGTTGTCGTGGGTGGCGGCGAGCACCCGCGTGCCGTCGGCGCTGATCGCCAGTCCGTTGCTGCCGGCGTCGGCGATGAACGTCTCGAAGGTGGCCGGCGGGGTGTACCGGAGCATCGTGGACGGCTGCACGCCCTGGGGACCCGTGGGGTTCTTCATGTCCGACAGCAGCAGCGTGCCCGTCCGCCGGTCCCAGGTGGGCCCTTCGAGGAAGGTGAACCCGCCCCGGACGAGCCGGGCGGTTACCGACGGGCCCGGCAGCGGCGAGCCGTAGGTCGCGCCCGGGGTGCACGGGGCGTCCGCGGTGGTGCCTGCCGCCGCGGGGGCCGCCGCGCCCGCGAGCGCGATCGCCGCCGCCGTCACCGTCCACTTGCGACGGTGGAGTGTCCTGCGAGCCATCACGGCTCTCCTTTCGTGAGCCGGGGGTTCAGCGGCCGAGCACGACCTTGAGGATGCTTTCGTTGCTGTTGTAGGGAATGCTGTCCTTGTCGCCGTAGTTGCTGGTGGTCAGCCACAGGCCGCCGTCGGCGGACGGCTCGACGGTGCGCAGCCGCCCGTACGTGCCGGTGAGGTACTGCTGGACGTCGGTCAGGCTGTCGCCCGAGATTTCGGCCCGGTACAGCCGGGTTCCGCGTTCGCAGGCGATGTAGAGGCCGGTGCGGACCACGGCGATGCCGCTGCACGAACCCTCGGCGACGGGGTAGGTGTGCTTGGGGGCGATGAAGCCGGCTTGCCCGCAGCTGCCCGTGGTGCCCTCGCAGGCTGGCCAGCCGTAGTTGCCGCCGCGGACGATCAGGTTGGTCTCGTCCATGACGGAGTTGCCGAACTCCTGCTCCCAGAGGCGGCCCTGGGCGTCGAAGGCCAGGCCCTGCGGGTTGCGGTGGCCGTAGCTCCAGACCGCCGTGCCGAAGGGGTTGTCCGACGGGATGCTGCCGTCGCGGTTGATCCGCAGGACCTTGCCGGCGAGGCTGGTGAGGTCCTGGGCCCAGGCGCCGTTCTGGCCGTCGCCGGTGGAGAGGTAGAGCTTCCCGTCGGGCCCGAAGCGCAGCCGGCCGCCGTTGTGGTACTTGTTGCGCGGGATGCCGGTCAGCAGCACCTGCGGGGTGCCGGTGAGCACGCCGCCGGTGTACCGGACGCGCACCACCCGGTTGTCGGTCGAGCTGGTGTGCATGACGTACAGCCACGGGTCGGCCGCGAAGTCGGTGGCCACGGCGATGCCGAGGACGCCGCCCTCGCCGTCCGTGCCCGCGACGTCCGGGATCTTGCCGACCACGGTTTTCGTGCCGGTGGCGGGGTCGAGCCGGACGATCTCGAAGCTGTCGCGCCGGCTGTAGAGCACCTGCCCGTCGGGCAGGGTGGTCAGGCCCCACGGCAGCTCGGTGTCGGTGGTGACCCGGGTGACCGAGCACAACGCGGTGGCGCACGAAGAACCGGTGGTGACCGCGACCGCGGTGCCCGCGGCCGACCGGTTGCCCTGCGCGTCGCGGGCCCGCACCTGGTACCGGTAGCCGGTGTCCGGGGCCAGGCCGCTGTCGGTGAACGAGGTCGCGCCGCTGGTGGAGCCGGCGACGGTGCCGTCGCGCAGGATCTCGTAGCCGGTGACGCCGACGTTGTCGGTGGCCGGCTCCCAGCGCACGGTGACGGTGGTGCCCGACGCGGTCGCCGTCACGCCGCCGGGGGTGCTGGGCGGCTCGGTGTCGGCCTGGCACTGCGGCACGCTGATGGGGACGGTGGCACTGGCCTGCGAGACGTTGCCGGCGGCGTCACGCGCGTTGACGTACAGGCCCCAGGAAGCCCCGGGCACGACGGTCAGCTCGGCCGAGAGGTCCGTGCCCGGCACGGATTTCATGAGCTGCCCGTCGTGGTAGACGTCGTAGAAGGCGACCCCGACGTCATCGGACGACGCCGACCACGAGAAGACGACTCCGGTGCAGGTCAGGTCCGAGGCCCGCGGGTTCGAGGGCGCGGTCGGCGGCGTCGTGTCGAGCTTGACCAGCTGCCACCGCTGGTCGGCGCCGCCGGAGTCGGGCAGCTGGACGATCCGCGCACCGTCGGCGGAGCTCGACGTGGCGACGGCCTTGCCGCTGGCCCGGTTGAGCAACCGGACGTCACCACCGGCGGAGCCGGCGAGCCGGAACTGCTGCCCGGAGCGGCCGGCGTCGGCGCTCTGCACCAGCCCGGCCCGGTCGGCGGTGGAGGGGAAGGTCAGGACGAGCGCGCTGAGCCGGGACTTGATCCGGTAGAAGCCACCGCCGGAGTCGACGAACTGCCACTGCTGCGGGCCGCGGTCGTCCCGGGTGCGCTGGGTGATCCGGGCGCCGTCGTAGGTGGCGCCGCCGGAGACTTCCAGCGCCTTGCCGCTGCTGCGGTTGACGAGCACGTAGGAAGAACCGGTGTCCACGGTGGCGGCGGATGCGGCCGGGGCGGGGAGCAGGAAGCCCAGGCCCACGAGCAGGGTGGTGGCCAGTGCTCGGCGTTCGGTGGTGCGGAGCGGTGCCGGACCGGACGGTTTTCGCGCACGTAGAGCCATGCGTCGCCTCCTTGCGAGCAGGGGTGCGTACTGGGCGTCGCGGGCTGGTCGACCCACGCGACTGGGAGCGCTCCCAGGTCACCGTAGCGCAAATCTTTGACCGGCGACAGGGGTGGTGAGCGGGTATCCAACCGAGGCGACCGGAGCGGAACGCGCCCCGGCGCGGGCTACGTCGGCCGTTCCACCTGTTCGTCGGCTCGTGTCCTTGCGCCGACGGTGGCCGATTCCGGTTTGTGGTGGGCGTTCTTCACGTCGTGCACGACACGTTGCCAGTGGCGGAGCGAGTTGCCCGGCATGTCGGCTTCCCGCAGGATCTCGACGCGGTCCTGTCCGTTCAGCCAGATGAGGAACGACCGGTCCACCACGTTCAGCCGGCGGGCGCCGAAGTCGTAGTCGAGAACGATGGGGCTGATTTCGAGGTGGTGCATCTGGAACTCGGCGATGTTCGGCAGTTCGGCGAGAAGGTCCCGTTGGCGCGGACCGGCGCCGAGGCCGAAACTGTCGATGAAGTTGACGATCTCCTCCACCTGGAGCCCTCCTTCGAGGCGGGCGACATCGCTGGCGATCACGGCGTACAGAGCCCATCGGTAGATCTCGGCCAGCTCGGCGTTCGGTCCCGCGGAGAAGCCGTCGATGAAGCTGGTCGATCTGCTCGACTGGTCGCGCACGATGTCCTGCATGAGCTTCCTGGCGAGTTCGAGGGACCCCACGGGACGGATTTCGCGTCCGGAGTCGCCGATGATCCCGGCGGCGATGCACGCCTGGTAGCAGACCTGCTGCACGACCCAGACGCTGCCGAGGCAGTTCTCCAGTACGTAGTCGCAGAAGTCGCTTTCGAACTTCAGCCCGATCAGGTTCTCACCCTTCTCTATGACGTCTTCGAGTTCGGTTCTCGACCAGTGATCGGCGTTGACTGTGGCTATCCGGCTGCCCAGATCGCCGTTGAACCTGAGGAGTTTGTTGTCGTCCAGCCAGACGCCGATCATGACGAACCGGTAGGCCGAGTAGTCGAAATAGCCCTTCAGTGCCCGCGAGAAAGACTTTTGCACGACACTCGGCAGGTAGTGAAAATCCTCCAGGATGATCAGGGAGTCGAACTCGATGGACTCGAGCGCCCGGATCATGTCGTTGATGTCCTCGGGATCGAGTTCGAGGGGCTCGGTGGTCTGGATCTGCTCCCGGGAGCGTTCCGATTCTTCGCCCGTCGAGGTGGTCATGTCGAACCCGGGTGCCTTGAAGTGGACGTCGACCTTCGCGTTGATCTTCGACTTCCCGGAAACGCTGGTCGAACTCGACTTTTCGACCCGGTACCCGACCGCCTTCAGGATCGCCGCGTTCAGTTCCGCGAGGCTGGTGATCTCGATGCAGGCCACGACCACGTGCGGCTTGTCCTTGATGTTCCACTTGCGCAAGCAGGTTTTGCCCTGCTTCGACGAGCCGTGGATGACGATGTGGTGGTTCTGGTTCAGTGCCAGGAAGAGCTTGTTGTCGACCTTGTCGCGCTCGACGTAGTTCATGGGCAGTTCGCGAGAGATGCCGAAGACCTCATCGACGAAGGTGAATCGGGGGGCGTTCTCCGGAAAACGCGGGTACTTTCCGGCGAACTTCCCGGGTTCCTCGAAAAGGAACACTGTTCCACCCTCTTGGCTTTCGGTCGTTTCGCGATGAGGTGTGGCAGCGTACTGGAAGATCGATTCTGCTCGTTTCGGCGTGGGAGCCCGATGCACTGCCCGAGCCCGGACGCCTTGAGCGGCCCAGTACTACCAAGTGACAGGCAAGCTGGTGACACCCCGCAGCAACCCGCCCCGACGCCACCCGATCCCTTCGGCCGGAATCGCCAGGCGCAGCCCCGGCAGCCGGCGCACCAGGGTCGACAGCAGGATGCGCAGCTCCAGCCGGGCCAGCGGGGCGCCGAGGCAGTGGTGCACGCCGTAGCCGAACGCGAGGTGGTGGTTGACCGCGCGACTGAAGTCCAGCTCGCCGGCCGAGGGGAACACCTCTTCGTCGCGGTTGGCCGCATCCAGCTGGACCAGGACCGCGTCGCCCGCCCGGATGACCTGGCCGCCGAGCGAGAGGTCCTCCCGGGCGATCCGCGCGAAGTCCGCGACCGTCGACAGCGGGACGTAGCGCAGCAGTTCCTCCACCGCGGCCGGGATCAGCTCGGGCCGGGCGACGAGCGTCGTCCAGCGGTCGCAGTCGGACAGCAGCTCGACCAGGAAGCTGCCGGCCAGGTTCGCCGTGGTCTCGTGGCCGCCGGTCAGCAGGGCCACGCCGAGCATGAGCAGTTCGCGGTCGGTCAAGCGGTCGTCTTCGTCGCGGGCGGCGACGAGTGCGGTCAGCAGGTCGTCGGCCGGGTGCTCCCGGCGCTGTGCGATCAGCGTCCGCAGTGCGCCCGCCAGCTTTCCGCGTGCCTGCGAGACGTCCTCGGGTGTCACGTCCGAGGCGACCAGCGTTTCGGTGCACTCGCGCACCATCCGGCGCTGCTCCGCCGGTACGCCGAGCAGTTCGCAGATCACCAGCACGGGCAGCTCCCACGTCACCGCCGCCGCGAAGTCCGCCGGTGGCGCGACGCCGTCGAGGAGCGTGTCGACGATGGCCTGGATCCGCGGCTGGAGCAGCTCGACCCGGCGGGCGGTGAACGCCGTGCCCACCAGCGCCCGGATCCGGTGGTGCTCCGGCGGATCCATGGCCAGCAGGTTGCCCGCCGGTTCGAGGCCGGGACGGCCGCGCGGCACGTCCGCCCCGGCCGCGGCGGCGCGCGAGAACCGCGGGTCCGACAGCACGAACCGGGTCTGCTCGTAGCCCGTCACCAGCCAGGCGTCGCCGCCGTAGGGCATCGTGACGCGGACCGGTGCGCCGGCCTTCCGCAACCGGGCGAACCGCGGGTGCAGCCGCAGGGCCACGGCGTCCCCGAAGGGGTAGGGGACGGGCTGGACGTCCATCGGCACATCGTGGCGCACCCGGGCAGCGGCGAATACCGCCCAACGGCGGCTCCTCCCCGGGGCCAAAATGTCCACAATGGAGTGATCACGAGCGGAGGACGAACCCGGCGACGTCGTGGCCGAGCTGCCGGCCGGCTTCGTGGTCGAGCCGGGTGTGGACGCCGGCCGTGATCCGGCTGAGGCCGGCTTCGTCGGCGGCGCCCTGGAACGACGTAAACCGCCGGACCACGCCGGGCAGCGCTTCGGAGGTGACGGCCAGTGGCCACCGCGGACCGTACTCCTGGCGCAGGACCAGCGCGCCCGCCTGCGCGATGACGCTGTGCGCGCCGGGGTACGCCGGGTCGGCCGGGGTGGTCGCCAGGCCCGACCAGTCCGGGATGCCGTCGGTGGCCGGGTTGCCGTCCGCGGCGGCGAGCCGGATCGCGGTGATCGGGCGCCAGATCCGGTAGTGGTACTTCGCGTCGTAGAAGGCGATCACGGCGTCGGCGAAGCTCAGGTTGAGCCGCGCGAACACCCGGGCCGCCACGAGCAGGCCGCTGCGCGAGCCGCCGACGACCGACTGGGCGATCTCGTTCCAGTAGTTCCAGATCGGCGCGGCCCAGAACCGCGCCTGCTCGGTCTCGTCGGCGGTGCGGGTCGTGCTGGTGTCGCGGCCGGCCGCGGCCACTTCGGCCAGGGCACGCGCGTAGCGGGCGCTGCCCGGCGAAGGGTACGGACCGGGCCGGAACTGCGCGGCCCGGTCGAGCACGAACGGCGTCACCGCGGCCCAGTGGGTGAACACGGCGGGGGCGAACGCCGGCGGGGTCGGCCGGTACTGCCCGGGTGCGGTGCCCGGCGGCAGCACCGGCGGGACCGCCGCCGACCCGTCGTCGGCCCGCAGGCCCAGCAGCAGCCGGGCGACGAGCCGCCCGGCCCGGGTACCGGCCTCCCGCGCGGCCGGCGGCGTCACGCCGGCCAGCTGCCCGGCCAGCAGGTCCGCCAGCACGCCGGCCCGGGTGGGGTAGAGCGCGGCCAGGACGTCGTGGGCCGCCTGCGCCGCGGCGGCCTCGGGCGCCGCCCGTTCCGGGACGTCGACGGTGAACAGGTAGGGCCGTCCGGTGCCGGTCGTCGCGACGACGGCGTCGTGGATGGCCGCGTGCAGCAGGGCGAAGCTGCGGGTCGGGTGCACGGTGGCCGGCTGCAGGCCCGCCGTGCGCACGATGGCCAGCAGCTGCCGGTTCCAGTCGATGACGACGTCCGCGCCGCCGGCCCGCGCGGGCGCCGCGGTGGCCGGACCGGGCAGGCCGGTGGTGGCGAGCGCGGCGGCGGCCGCGCAGCCGGTCACGAGCAGCGTCCGGCGCGACATCGAGGTGGTGGTCATGGCGCTCCCAGGTCGTCGGAGGGGTCGCTTGCCGATACGGTCACGGGTTACGGCGTAACCCGGGCGCGTATCCCTCGGTGGCGGGAACGGTCGGCGGGGAGAAGGCGGGCGGTGCCGGTGGCACAGCGGTTCCGGCGCAAGCGCGCCGAACAGGACGAAGCGGGCGCGGCGCCCCGTCCGCGGCTGCACGCGGTCGGGCCGGACGTCTACCCGGACTGGGAGGCGGTCTACCGCGACAACGTCGACCGCGTCCACCGGCTGATGTTTGCGAAGGTGGGCAACCGGCCCGACGCCGAGGACCTCACGACGGAGGTCTTCCTGACGGCGTTGCGGCCGCTGCGCGTTTCGGCGAGCGTGGGCGAGGTGCGGGCGTACCTGCTGGCCACCGCGCGGACCGTGCTGGCCGGGCACTGGCGGCGCACGCTCGGCCGGGAGATCACCACCCTGGACGACGAGCACGACGTCGCCGCCTTCGAAGCCGGCGCCGTCGACCCGGGCACCCTCGCCCGTGCCGAGGCGATCCTCGCGCTCCTGCCGGAGCGGCACGCGAAGATCCTGCGGCTGCGTTTCCTGCAGGCGTGTTCGCTCAAGGAAGCGGCGGAGCAGCTCGGCATCACCGTCGGCAACGCGAAGGTGCTGCAGCACCGGGCGTTGCGCCAGGCGGCCCAGCTGGCGGAAGGGATGGAGACGTGAGCACTCGAGGCGTCCGCCGGTTCGTCAAGGACCTCCTGCGGCGGCGACGGCCGCGCCCGTTCGCGGCGGGTCCGGGCGACGAGGCCGAGCTGCGGACCGCGGTGCTGCTGCGCGCCGCCCGCCCCGGCGCCGCGGCGGCGAGCGAGGAGTTCGTGGCCGGGCTGCACCGCCGGCTCGCGCGGGAACTCGGGGAACCGGCGCCGGAGCGGGGCGGCACCCGGCGCCGGTTCATCCAGGTGTCCTCGGCCGCCGCGGTGGCGGCCGCGGCGGGTGCGGGCGTCGAGTACCTGGTGACGTCCGGAGCCGAGCCGCCGGAAGAGGAAACCCTGCGGCCGGAGAACGGGCGGTGGCGGGCCGTGGCCGCGGCCCACGACCTGCCCGAGGGCGGCGTGCTGCCGTTCGACTTCGGCGCCGTGGCCGGCTTCGTGCGCCGCACCGGCGGCGAGGTGCGGGGGGTGTCGGCAACTTGCACCCACCTCGGCTGCCGGCTGAACCTCGACGCCCCGGCCCGGCGGCTGAACTGCCCGTGCCACCGGACGTCGTTCGCCGTCGACGGTGCGGTAGTCCTGCACCAGCTGCCGGTGACGCCGCCACCGCTGCCGCAGCTGGTGGTGCGGGAGGCCGGGGGAGCCGTCGAAGTCCTGGTGCCGCCGGAGGGTGCGTGACCGTCGCGGGGTCCGCGGCACGGGGAAATCCGGGTCGCGGGACTCGGGTCAGCCGGTGAATCACTGTCGGTACCGCTGTTCGAACACTCCGATGGATCCCCGGAAAACGGTTTCCGCGGCGATATTCTGGTGGCATGAGCGACGACAAATGGATCATGGAAATGGAATTCGGCCCGATGAGCCTGCCGAAGCCGGATGTGAGCGAGACCAGGGACAGTCCCGGAATGGGACTCGGCGCCATCGCCGGAGGCGCGGTGGCCACGGCCGCCGCGATCGCCTTCCCACCCGCGATCGCGGTGGCGCCGTTGATCGTCGCCGGCGGAATGGTCGCCGGGATGGCCGTCGAAGGAAAACTCTCCGGCGAATAGCGTTGCCGGCGCATCCGGCTGTGGGGAAAGGAGCCGCGGCTCAGTCTTCGGCGGCGCCGAACTGCGCGCGCTGGTGTTCGGTGATGTCGATCAACCGGCGCTTGAACCGCTCGTAGTCGGCGGCTCCCATCCGTTCGGCGTGGCGACGCTGGATGTCGGCCATGATCGCGTCCGCCGTGCGCATCTGGGCGAGCCCGCGGTCGGTCGGGCAGATCAGCTTCGCCCGGCGGTCTC
Encoded proteins:
- a CDS encoding vanadium-dependent haloperoxidase; this encodes MTTTSMSRRTLLVTGCAAAAALATTGLPGPATAAPARAGGADVVIDWNRQLLAIVRTAGLQPATVHPTRSFALLHAAIHDAVVATTGTGRPYLFTVDVPERAAPEAAAAQAAHDVLAALYPTRAGVLADLLAGQLAGVTPPAAREAGTRAGRLVARLLLGLRADDGSAAVPPVLPPGTAPGQYRPTPPAFAPAVFTHWAAVTPFVLDRAAQFRPGPYPSPGSARYARALAEVAAAGRDTSTTRTADETEQARFWAAPIWNYWNEIAQSVVGGSRSGLLVAARVFARLNLSFADAVIAFYDAKYHYRIWRPITAIRLAAADGNPATDGIPDWSGLATTPADPAYPGAHSVIAQAGALVLRQEYGPRWPLAVTSEALPGVVRRFTSFQGAADEAGLSRITAGVHTRLDHEAGRQLGHDVAGFVLRS
- a CDS encoding cytochrome P450, producing the protein MDVQPVPYPFGDAVALRLHPRFARLRKAGAPVRVTMPYGGDAWLVTGYEQTRFVLSDPRFSRAAAAGADVPRGRPGLEPAGNLLAMDPPEHHRIRALVGTAFTARRVELLQPRIQAIVDTLLDGVAPPADFAAAVTWELPVLVICELLGVPAEQRRMVRECTETLVASDVTPEDVSQARGKLAGALRTLIAQRREHPADDLLTALVAARDEDDRLTDRELLMLGVALLTGGHETTANLAGSFLVELLSDCDRWTTLVARPELIPAAVEELLRYVPLSTVADFARIAREDLSLGGQVIRAGDAVLVQLDAANRDEEVFPSAGELDFSRAVNHHLAFGYGVHHCLGAPLARLELRILLSTLVRRLPGLRLAIPAEGIGWRRGGLLRGVTSLPVTW
- a CDS encoding SMP-30/gluconolactonase/LRE family protein, translating into MARRTLHRRKWTVTAAAIALAGAAAPAAAGTTADAPCTPGATYGSPLPGPSVTARLVRGGFTFLEGPTWDRRTGTLLLSDMKNPTGPQGVQPSTMLRYTPPATFETFIADAGSNGLAISADGTRVLAATHDNRTVSAYRLSDRSRTTVAAGYLGRAFNSPNDLTTGQDGTTYFTDPSYQRGNRADEQGGRTSVFRVRDGVVGLVDDTLPQPNGVVLSPDGKTLYVGATGADVIMKYTVNADGSTGNRTVFANIRTPDGATVDCAGNVYWVSNGEGLVHVFSPSGAPLGTVSAGRTSTNAAFGGPDGRTLYVTSSVSGGGYGLYQVHLGVPGHPY
- a CDS encoding xanthine dehydrogenase family protein molybdopterin-binding subunit, coding for MTELLEPHAIGTATTRRDGPAKVTGTAPYAFEAPADRPLYAHPVQATVGRGRCTRIATVAAESLDGVVAVLTPFTAERLAGTDDAELAVLQDTAVPFRGSAVALVLAETPETARHAAELVTVGYDTEPHDVELDAGRSDLYAPDSVNAGFPTDTGQGDADAELERAEVTIDETYTTAMQHNNPLEPHATTALWADGVLTVWDSTQGVHSVRSALAGVFGLPEDRIRVRCPHVGGGFGSKGTAHANVVLAALAARAVPGRPVKLALTRQQMFTLTGYRTPTIQRVRLGAGRDGRLRALRVDVVEQTSRIKEYAEQTGVPARMMYAAPNRATSHRLAALDVPVPSWMRAPGECPGMFGPEVAMDELAVALGVDPVELRVRNEPERDPENGRPFSSRNLVACLRAGAERFGWGERDRRPGVRRDGRWLTGTGVAASVYPAKRSPGSTALIRFEGGRYAVEIGAADLGTGARTILPQIAADALGVPASDVEARIGDTDYPKATVAGGSSGTASWGAAVVAAAGAFREKFGTDPGEGAEASAETPENPAEEQYSMYAFGAQFAEVRVDADTGELRVPRLYGMFAAGRIVNPVTARSQLLGGMTMGLSMALFEAGTMDPRTGHVVNHDLAEYHIATNADVADLRADWIDEHDPHLNPMGTKGVGEIGIVGTAAAVANAVYHATGVRVRKLPITLDALLPALP
- a CDS encoding prolyl oligopeptidase family serine peptidase; its protein translation is MGTAFSRRTALAAGAGLTAGLAWPGVAHAGRTGDVGFTLDAETLDGGEQITSLTLRTARFGPIEPASLTTGTFGVHARATSPIDTGGQDVGYDLDRPVTAARLDHRGDVVLELGHAEGATGGNTLGYVNSRSRNVRLDLVYTVTQNAPLRLRNGRPVTFTSFTQGRLGNPEADAFGYHTSGSGMKYRLYSPASGRGRRPLIVWLHGGGEGASLPDGYYDNETTLRANRGALGFATREAQSIFGGAYVVVPQSTSAWMDDGPRFAPLIREIIGEVLRTRPVDPGRVLVAGCSNGGYMSLKMTTVYPRTFAASVPICGVVAARKAGDPPLIPDAELAAIGTPTWLVASRDDDTVDPQANTVHAHELIPRSLVTLYDQVVWDGHRFPGHWSWIYVARNDPAAGGTHVWQWMARQHR
- a CDS encoding PQQ-dependent sugar dehydrogenase, with protein sequence MATTLLVGLGFLLPAPAASAATVDTGSSYVLVNRSSGKALEVSGGATYDGARITQRTRDDRGPQQWQFVDSGGGFYRIKSRLSALVLTFPSTADRAGLVQSADAGRSGQQFRLAGSAGGDVRLLNRASGKAVATSSSADGARIVQLPDSGGADQRWQLVKLDTTPPTAPSNPRASDLTCTGVVFSWSASSDDVGVAFYDVYHDGQLMKSVPGTDLSAELTVVPGASWGLYVNARDAAGNVSQASATVPISVPQCQADTEPPSTPGGVTATASGTTVTVRWEPATDNVGVTGYEILRDGTVAGSTSGATSFTDSGLAPDTGYRYQVRARDAQGNRSAAGTAVAVTTGSSCATALCSVTRVTTDTELPWGLTTLPDGQVLYSRRDSFEIVRLDPATGTKTVVGKIPDVAGTDGEGGVLGIAVATDFAADPWLYVMHTSSTDNRVVRVRYTGGVLTGTPQVLLTGIPRNKYHNGGRLRFGPDGKLYLSTGDGQNGAWAQDLTSLAGKVLRINRDGSIPSDNPFGTAVWSYGHRNPQGLAFDAQGRLWEQEFGNSVMDETNLIVRGGNYGWPACEGTTGSCGQAGFIAPKHTYPVAEGSCSGIAVVRTGLYIACERGTRLYRAEISGDSLTDVQQYLTGTYGRLRTVEPSADGGLWLTTSNYGDKDSIPYNSNESILKVVLGR